A section of the Primulina eburnea isolate SZY01 chromosome 1, ASM2296580v1, whole genome shotgun sequence genome encodes:
- the LOC140807011 gene encoding uncharacterized protein — MISKLKAICWLLRRMNCRGGFEEAANAADIHLHLKKLYGVQTRSERHATVKELMTTRMRDGTSIHEHGVRMIGLIVKLVGLDVIIPGELATDIILLSLPPSFDGFVVNFNMNKLEAGLEELVNMLNTYEATIKREKPVLLVGSLSGTKRGPPNKGRSVLPL; from the coding sequence ATGATCTCCAAGCTAAAAGCTATATGTTGGCTTCTACGTCGAATGAACTGCAGAGGCGGCTTCGAGGAGGCTgcgaatgctgctgacattcacctTCATCTGAAAAAGTTGTATGGAGTACAGACTCGCTCAGAAAGACATGCTACTGTGaaagaactcatgactacacgtatgcgagatgggacttctaTCCATGAACATGGtgttaggatgattgggctcattGTGAAATTGGTGGGGCTCGACGTGATTATTCCTGGTGAGCTCGCAACTGATATTATCCTGCTGTCACTGCCCCCCTCGTTCGATGGATTTGTGGTTAAttttaatatgaacaagcttgaggccggccttgaagagttggtcaatatgCTTAATACTTATGAGGCCACAATAAAAAGGGAGAAGCCTGTTCTTCTAGTGGGTTCTTTGTCTGGTACGAAAAGGGGACCCCCAAATAAAGGCAGAAGCGTTCTGCCCCTCTaa